One genomic window of Oceanococcus atlanticus includes the following:
- a CDS encoding TIR domain-containing protein: MKKWSWEDLVAAITSHGLAVTDVKDIQHGQQAVLPEGTRANWYSSGKVVVQGRDCEEKTLLQAVVNGGAQPAPAPAGNAAQGAKPAVAVKEPKVFIVYGHDTEARDQLELMLLRMNIKPVILGNMTPDGKTIIEALIASTDVPYAVVLLTPDDEGHKANADAEKKFRARQNVVLEMGMFLAKLGRERVAILHKGSLELPSDINGLIYIPFEKSIQETKNKLAAGLQKAGFYIDIEHLQAE; encoded by the coding sequence GTGAAAAAGTGGAGTTGGGAGGATTTAGTGGCGGCAATAACCAGTCATGGATTGGCCGTCACTGATGTCAAAGACATTCAACATGGCCAACAAGCGGTCTTGCCCGAGGGAACGCGGGCCAATTGGTACAGCTCAGGCAAGGTGGTCGTGCAAGGACGCGACTGCGAAGAAAAGACGCTTCTTCAAGCCGTCGTAAACGGTGGAGCACAACCAGCACCTGCCCCTGCAGGAAACGCCGCCCAGGGAGCAAAACCTGCGGTGGCGGTGAAGGAGCCCAAGGTCTTTATCGTCTATGGCCATGATACAGAGGCTCGCGATCAACTGGAGCTCATGCTCCTGAGGATGAACATCAAACCAGTCATCCTTGGAAACATGACGCCTGATGGAAAAACGATTATCGAGGCCTTGATAGCGAGCACCGATGTTCCATACGCGGTCGTTCTTCTAACCCCCGACGACGAGGGGCATAAGGCAAATGCCGATGCTGAAAAGAAGTTTCGAGCTAGGCAGAATGTCGTGCTTGAGATGGGCATGTTCTTGGCCAAGCTCGGCAGGGAGCGTGTGGCAATTCTTCACAAAGGTAGCCTTGAACTACCTTCGGATATCAACGGGCTGATCTACATCCCGTTTGAAAAGTCCATTCAGGAGACAAA